Below is a window of Shinella sp. PSBB067 DNA.
ATCATGTTTCCCAGTCCGTTCATACGGGCGAATTGCACTTCAGCGGCCATGTCGGATGTTCCTGTAAGGACTCGTCACGGAGTCCTTCATTTTCCTGCGCGTATATGGCGCAAACAGGCCTCGATTACCAGACGGAGTCTTTGAATCCTTCCTGCGTTTCCGTCGAATCCATGGCGCGCGAAGGATTCGCGAGACTCCAATCCTTGACTTTCCGGCCTTGTTCCTGTTTAAGCCGCGCATCTGCGACAAGTGAGACTGCTTGAAGCCGCCGACCGGGACCCATTGCGGTATAAACAGATCCCGGAGGTCAACACCCGACAGCGCGATGCGCCCTCGGGTGCTTTTTGGCTTTGCGTCTTGTTTTTGACGCCGATTGCACCGACGTTTCCGCGTGAAGCGGAAACAAGAAGGAAGACGTGATGTTTGAAACACTCCAGGACCGCCTTGGCTCCATTCTGAATGGACTGACAGGCCGTGGCGCGCTTTCCGAGGCCGATGTCTCGGCGGCGCTGCGCGAGGTCCGCCGTGCGCTGCTGGAAGCGGACGTGGCGCTGGAAGTGGTGCGCTCCTTCACGGATGCGGTGCGCGAAAAGGCCGTCGGCGCGGAAATCCTGAAGTCCATCAAGCCCGGCCAGATGGTCGTCAAGCTCGTCCATGACGAGCTGGTATCCATGCTCGGCTCCGAGGGCGTTTCCATCGACCTCAACGCCGCCGCCCCCGTCGTCATCATGATGGTGGGTCTCCAGGGCTCGGGCAAGACCACGACGTCGGGCAAGATCGCCAACCGGCTGAAGACGCGCGAGAAGAAGAAGGTCCTGATGGCCTCGCTCGACACGCGCCGCCCGGCCGCGCAGGAGCAGCTTCGCCAGCTCGGCGTGCAGACCGGCATCGACACGCTGCCGATCATCGCCGGCCAGTCGCCGACCGATATCGCCGCCCGCGCCGTGCAGGCCGCCAAGCTCGGCGGCCATGACGTCGTCATCCTCGACACCGCCGGCCGCACCCATATCGACGAACCGCTGATGATCGAGATGGCGGAGATCAAGCGGAAGTCCGATCCGCACGAGATCCTGCTCGTCGCCGACGCGCTGACCGGTCAGGACGCCGTCAACCTCGCCCGCAACTTCGACGATCGCGTCGGCATCACCGGCCTCGTGCTCACCCGCATGGACGGCGACGGCCGCGGCGGCGCGGCCCTTTCCATGCGCGCCGTCACCGGCAAGCCGATCAAGTTGATCGGCGTCGGCGAGAAGATGGGCGAGCTGGAGGAATTCCATCCCCGCCGCGTCGCCGACCGCATCCTCGGCATGGGCGACATCGTCTCGCTCGTCGAGAAGGCGGCGGAGAACATCGACGCCGAGAAGGCGGCCGCCATGGCCGCCAAGATGGCCAAGGGCAAGTTCGACCTCAACGACCTCGCCGACCAGCTTCGCCAGATGCAGAAGATGGGCGGCATGGGCGGCATCATGGGCATGATGCCCGGCATGGCCGGCATGAAGGACAAGATGTCCGCCGCCGGCCTCGACGACAAGCTCTTCGGCCGCCAGATCGCCATCATCAACTCGATGACCAGGGCCGAGCGCGCCAATCCGGACATGCTCAAGCACTCCCGCAAGAAGCGCATCGCCGCCGGCTCCGGCACCGACGCCTCCGACATCAACAAGCTTCTGAAGATGCATCGCCAGATGGCGGACATGATGAAGATGATGGGCGGCAAGAAGGGCGGCATGATGAAGCAGATGATGGGCGGCCTTGCCGGCAAGATGGGCCTCGGCGGCCTTGGCGGCGGCATGCCCGATCTTTCCAGCATGGACCCCAAGCAACTCGAAGCGCTCGCCAAGCAGGCGGAAGCGGCCGGCATCAAGCCGGGCAGCCTGCCGGGCCTCGGCGGCAGCGGCGGTCTTCGCCTGCCCGGTCTCGGCGGCGGCCTTCCGGGCCTGCCCGGCCTGCCGAAAAAGAAGTGAGGAACGCCGCATGACGATCGATCCGAAGGTCAGGCAGCAACTGGGGGAATACCGGCAGTCGATCGACAATATCGACGCTGCCCTTGTGCATATGCTCGCCGAGCGCTTCCGCTGCACCAAGGCGGTGGGCGTGCTGAAGGCGACGCATGAACTGCCGCCGGCCGATCCGGCGCGCGAGGAATACCAGATCGAACGCCTTCGCCGCCTGGCGAAGGATGCCAATCTGGATCCGGATTTCGCGGAGAAGTTCCTGAACTTCATCATCCGCGAGGTGATCCGGCATCATGAAGCCATTGCCGCCGAACATGGCGGCGCAAACCACACCGCTTGAAAAGCGGCCCATCTACCCAAGGAGAAATGACATGTCCCTGAAGATTCGTCTCGCCCGCGGCGGTTCCAAGAAGCGCCCCTACTACCAGATCGTCGTCGCCGACGCCCGTTCGCCGCGTGACGGCCGCTTCCTGGAGAAGCTCGGCGCCTGGAACCCGATGCTCGGCAAGGACGACGCCAACCGCGTCCAGATCGACGCGGACCGCGCCAAGGAATGGCTCGCCAAGGGCGCCCAGCCGACCGACCGCGTCGCCCGCTTCCTCGACGAAGCCGGCGTCCTGAAGCGCGAAGCCCGCAGCAACCCGGACAAGGCAAAGCCGGGCAAGAAGGCTCTCGAGCGCGCCGCCGAGAAGAAGCAGAAGGAAGAAGACGCCGCTGCTGCCGCCGCCGGCGAATAATCTGCCGCGACTTTTTATGGAGACGGGCGGCGTGCTTCATGCCGCCCGTTTTCGTTTGGCCCACCGGCGCGAACGTCGTAAGAGGCTTTGCAAGACCACACGGAACCGAACCATGGCGAAACTGGAAAATCCCGTCCTCATGGGCAGCGTCGGCGCGGCGCAGGGCCTGCGCGGCGAGGTCCGCGTGAAATCCTACACCATCGACCCGACCGCCATCGGCGATTACGGGCACCTGCACACCGAGGACGGCCGGTCCTTCGAGGTGCTGGAGGTGCGCGAGGCGAAGAACGTCGTCGTCGTGCGCTTCCGCGGCATCAACGACCGCAACGCCGCCGAGGCGCTGAACGGCCTCGACCTCTATATCGAGCGCGACAACCTGCCGGACGAGGAGCTGGACGAGGACGAATTCTTCTATGCCGACCTCGAAGGGCTGGAGGCCGTCGATACGGCCGGCCGCAGCCACGGCACCGTCACCGGCATCTTCGATTTCGGCGCGGGCGATCTGCTCGAACTCAAGGGGCCGGGCAAGCGCCCCGTGCTCATTCCCTTCTCCGAGGCCGCCGTGCTGGAGATCGACGTCGAAGGCGGGCGCCTCTTGATCGACGCCGTCGCCGCCGGCCTTGAGGACGAGGGCAACGAAGGTCCCGGCAGCCGCCGTCGCCGCCCCCCGCAGGGCGAGGGAGAGTGACGTGGTTTTCCGCGCCACCGTCCTGACGCTCTATCCGGAGATGTTTCCGGGCTTTCTCGGCCAGTCCCTCTCCGGCAAGGCGCTGGCGCGCGGCGACTGGTCGCTCGACTGCGTGCAGATCCGCGATTTCACCACCGACCGCCACCGCACCGTCGACGACACGCCGGCCGGCGGCGGGGCGGGCATGGTGCTGAAGCCGGACGTGCTGGCCAAAGCCATCGACCATGCCTCCGCGGGCGACGACCGACCGCGCCTATTGATGAGCCCGCGCGGGAAACCGCTGACGCAGAAGCGCGTGCGCGAACTTGCGGCCGGTGAGGGCGCGATCATCGTCTGCGGCCGTTTCGAGGGCGTCGACCAGCGCGTCATCGACGGGCGGCAGCTCGAGGAGGTCTCCATCGGCGACTATATCCTCTCCGGCGGCGAGCCGGCGGCGATGATCCTCATCGACGCCGTCGTGCGCATCCTGCCCGGCGTCATGGGCAATGCGCTGTCCGGCGAGCACGAGAGCTTCGAGGGCGGGCTGCTGGAGCACCCGCACTATACGCGCCCGCAGGTCTTCGAAGGCATGGAGATCCCCGGCGTGCTGACCTCCGGCAACCACGCGGCCATCGACAGATGGCGCCGCGAGGAGGCCGAGACGCTGACGCGCGAGCGCCGGCCGGATCTGCTCTCCGATCAGCCGGACACGAAGTAACAGACCGCAACCGAGGGACCACGGACCGCCCCGGGGTACCTGACGCGCCGGTCAGGTCGCGCGCACCTCCTTCACCGTGGCATCAGCAGCGTGTCGGAGGGTCGGCGGTCGCCGTCCTGCGGTCGATTCTTTGGCCGCAGGGGATGACAAGCCGCCTCGTTTGATGTATTGGCCCGCACGGATTTGGGATTACCCAGCCGACCTGCAAGCAAAGAATGGCGAATCCGCTCCGTCCGGCAACGGACCAACCCGAGAGGCATTGACCTCGAAGGCCACCGTCGAGCGCTCTGGCTGTTTCAGAAGAACCGAAGGTTAGACCGATGAACATCATCCAGCAGCTCGAAGCCGAACAGGCCGCGAAGATCGAAGCCAAGCGCCAGCTCCCGGAATTCTCCCCGGGCGACACCGTCCGCGTCAACGTGCGCGTCACGGAAGGCACCCGTACCCGCGTGCAGGCCTATGAAGGCGTCTGCATCGCCCGTTCCGGCGGCGGCATCAACGAGAGCTTCACCGTTCGCAAGATTTCCTACGGCGAAGGCGTCGAGCGCGTCTTCCCGATCTACTCGCCGCTCGTCGAAAGCGTCGACGTCGTGCGCCGCGGCAAGGTCCGTCGCGCCAAGCTCTACTACCTGCGCGATCGTCGCGGCAAGTCGGCCCGTATCGTCGAGAACACCGGCACGCGCGCCCGCAAGCTGAACGACGCCGAGCGCCAGGCAATCGCCGAGGAAAAGGCACGTCTGGAAGCCGAGAAGGTCGCAGCCGCCCAGGCGCTCGCCGCCGAGAAGGCCGCCGCTGAAGCCGCCGAAGCCGCAAAGGCTGCGGAAGCCGCCGCCGAATAATCCGGCCGCGCATCAAGTCATGAAAGCCGTCGGCATCTGCCGGCGGCTTTTTGTTTTACGGAAAAGCCTTTGCGCGCAAGCGGCATGCTTGCCTGCCGCCCTGCACCTGTGACAGTGTTTCGCCGCCACAATCCAGGAGCATATTTCGATGTTTTCCCGCCGCGCCGTTCTTGCAGGCCTTGCCGCCGCCGCCCTCATGCCCGCCATCGCCTTTGCCTCTGATCTTCCCGACCTCGGCGGCAAGACCGTCGTGGTCGTCACGGAAAACGCCTATCCGCCGCTGCAATTCGTCGATCCCAAGAGCGGCGAGCAGATCGGCTGGGAATATGACGCGATGAACGAGATCGCCAAGCGCCTCAACTTCAAGGTCGAGTACCAGAACACCTCCTGGGACGCGATGATCCAGGCCGTCTCCGACAACCAGTACAATATCGGCATGACCGGCATCACCATCAAGGACGACCGGAAGGAGAAGGTCGACTTCTCCGATCCCTACATGCGCTCGCAGCAGTTCATGCTGGTGCGCGCCGACGAGAGCCGCTTCACGGACGCCAAGTCCTTCGGCGCGTTCGAAGACGGCCTGATCGCCGCCCAGCCCGGCACCTCGCCCTTCTACACCGCTGTCTATGAGATCCTCGACGGCAACGAGCAGAACCCGCGCATCAAGCTGTTCGAGACCTTCGGCGCGACGGTGCAGGCATTGCAGGCCGGCGACGTCGACCTCGTCCTGACCGACAGCGTCGCGGCCAAGGGCTATGTCGATGCCTCGGGCGGCAAGCTCAAGGTGGTCGGCGAACCGCTCGGCACGGAGGATTTCGGCTTCATCTTCCCGAAGGGCTCCGACCTCGTCGCCCCGGTCAATGCGGCGATCGCCGCGCTGAAGGCCGACGGTACGCTGGAGGCGCTCGATAAGAAGTGGTTCCTCGACTACAAGATGGGAGAGTAACGGGCGGCCATGGCTCCCGTTCCCCCCGGTGCGGCGAAGGGCGACTATCCCTGGTGGCTGGTCGCGCTCGCTGCAATCGCGCTGGCGCTTGCGGGCGTCATCGTTGCGAACGATCTTTATCGCCAGGTCTTCGGCGTGGTGCTGAAGGGATTGTGGGTCACGATCTTCGTGACCCTCGTCGCCTTCCTGCTTGCCACCCTGCTCGGCCTTGGCGTCGCGCTGATGGCGCTCTCCGAAAGCAAGGTGCTGCGCCAGGTCGCGCGCTTCTACACGGAGGTGATCCGTGGCGTGCCGATCCTCGTGCTCCTGTTCTATATCGCCTTCGTCGGCGCCCCGGCGCTCGTGGCGATCATCAATTTCATCGTCGGTCCGCTGGTTTCCGCCAGCTTCATGGAACCCATGCAGGTGCGCGACCTCTCCCTGATGTGGCGGGCGATCATCGCGCTGATGATCGGCTATTCCGCCTTCATCGCCGAGGTTTTTCGTGCGGGCATCCAGTCGGTGGACAAGGGGCAGGTCGAGGCGGCCAAGGCCCTCGGCCTCTCGCGCTTCCAGCGCTTCCGCCTCGTCGTCTTCCCGCAGGCGATCCGCGTCATCCTGCCGCCGCTCGGCAACGACTTCGTGGCGATGGTGAAGGACTCGTCGCTCGTCTCCGTGCTCGGCGTCGCCGACATCACCCAGATGGGCAAGGTCTACGCCTCCGGCTCCTTCCGCTTCTTCGAGACCTATTCCATCGTCGCCTATGTCTATCTCTTCCTGACCATCGGCCTTTCGCTGGCGCTCCGGGCGCTGGAAAAGCGGCTGCGGCGCGGCATCGCGCCTTGATTCTTCGCAATTGCCGAAACGCGCAAAAATCGCTATATGCGGGTTCATGGAATCCAAGTTCGGATGCACGGAAAAGCATGTCGTCGTGCTGCAGGATCACAAACGCCTGCCGGCACGCTTCTTTGCGCGTGTCTTCGGGGCGCTCATCAGCCGCCTATCCTGATCGCCTGTTCTGATACACGCGGTCCCGCCAGCCACGCGCTGCGGAGTTCCAGACCCCATCAACATGCCAGCGGATGAAGAGCCATGAGCGCACCCCGTACCCTCTACGACAAGATTTTCGACGACCACATCGTCAGCCGCCAGGAAGACGGCACCTGTCTTCTCTACATCGACCGTCACCTCGTTCACGAAGTGACGAGCCCCCAGGCTTTCGAGGGCCTGCGCATGGCCGGCCGCAAGGTCCGCGCGCCGGAGAAGACGCTCGCCGTCGTCGACCATAACGTCCCCACCTCGCCGGATCGCCACCAGGGCATCAAGAACGAGGAGAGCCGCATCCAGGTTGAGGCGCTCGCCAACAACGCCGCGGAATTCGGCGTCGAATATTATTCGGAAAAGGATGTCCGCCAGGGCATCGTGCACATCGTCGGCCCCGAGCAGGGCTTTACCCTGCCCGGCATGACCATCGTCTGCGGCGACAGCCACACCTCCACGCACGGCGCCTTCGGCGCGCTGGCGCATGGGATCGGCACGTCCGAAGTGGAGCACGTCCTCGCCACCCAGACGCTGATCCAGAAGAAGGCGAAGAACATGCTGGTGCGCGTCGACGGGAAGCTTCCCGAAGGCGTGACCGCCAAGGACATCATCCTCGCCATCATCGGCGAGATCGGCACGGCCGGCGGCACCGGCCACGTCATCGAGTTCGCCGGCGAAGCCATCCGCTCGCTGTCGATGGAAGGCCGCATGACGATCTGCAACATGACGATCGAAGGCGGCGCCCGCGCCGGCCTCATCGCGCCGGACGAGACGACCTTCGAATACATCAAGGACAAGCCGCGCGCGCCGAAGGGCAAGGCGCTGGAAATGGCGCTCGAATACTGGAAGACGCTCTACACGGAAGACGGTGCGCATTTCGACCGCGTCGTCGTGCTCGACGCCGCCAACCTGCCGCCGATCGTCTCCTGGGGCTCCTCGCCGGAAGACGTCGTCTCCGTCGAGGGCGTCGTGCCGAACCCTGATGATATCGAGGACGAGACCAAACGCTCGTCCAAGTGGCGCGCCCTTGACTATATGGGCCTGAAGCCGGGCACGAAGATCACCGACATCGCCATCGACCGCGTCTTCATCGGCTCGTGCACCAACGGCCGCATCGAGGACCTGCGCGCCGTCGCCGCCGTCGTCGAGGGCCGGAAGGTCGCCTCCACCGTCAGCGCCATGATCGTCCCGGGCTCCGGCCTCGTGAAGGAGCAGGCCGAGCGGGAAGGCCTCGACAGGATCTTCAAGGAAGCCGGCTTCGACTGGCGCGAGCCGGGCTGCTCCATGTGCCTTGCCATGAACGACGACCGCCTGAAGCCGGGCGAGCGCTGCGCTTCCACCTCGAACCGCAACTTCGAGGGCCGCCAGGGCTTCAAGGGCCGCACCCATCTCGTCTCCCCCGCCATGGCCGCCGCCGCCGCCATTGCCGGTCATTTCGTGGATATCCGCGACTGGCAGTAAGCCCAGGCGTTTGCCGATATGCTGGAAGGCCGGGAGTACGCTCCCGGCGTCAGTTTGTTGACAAACCTCGCCTCACCCACCGCCGTCATCCTCGGCCTTGTGCCGAGGATCCGCGAACGTATTGGAAATCGAGACGTTGTGGATGCTCGGGACAGGCCCGAGCATGACGGAAGAGAGGGTTTCACACTGGTCAGCAGTCTGAGGCCGGGAGCGTGCTCCCGGCCTTTTCCTTTGAGGAGATACCCATGAAGCAACTTCTCCTGCTCCGCCACGCCAAGTCCGCCTGGCCGGACGGCATCCCCGACCACGACCGTCCCCTCGCCGACCGCGGCCGCCGGGACGCTCCCCGCATGGGCGCCTACATGGCCGCAGCGGGCCTCCAGCCGGATTTCGCGTTGATCTCCTCCGCACGGCGCACGCAGGAAACATGGGCGCTGGTGGAACCGGCGCTCGCAAAGCCATGCCCCGCCCGCACGGTGCCGTCGATTTACGAGGCCGAGCCCGAGGCCATCCTCGCGGCGATCCATGACGCATCGGCGGAAAGCGAACGGCTGCTCGTCATCGGCCACAATCCCGGCTTCGAAGAACTGGCGAGGCTGCTTGCGCCTTTCGGGGATGCTGATGCGATTAGCCGGCTAATGATGAAATTCCCAACGGCTGGTCTTGCCGTGATTGCACTGGACATCGAGCGCTGGGTCGAAGCCGGACCCGGCAAAGGCCGCCTCGAATCCCTCATCACGCCGAAGACGCTCCCGTAAGAGACACGGCCGTCTCAGGCATGATGGAAAGATTGGCCAAGGCCACCTTCAGCTTGTTTACAAACCTCGCGTCACCCGCCGCCGTCATCCTCGGCCTTGTGCCGAGGATCCGCCAACGCATTGAAAAATCGAGACGTTGCAGATGCTCGGGACAGGCCTGAGCATGACGGAAGAGAGGTTTTCACACTTTGTCAGCAGTCTGAAGAGTGGCCAAGGTCTCTCCTTTTGCCGCCTCAGAATTTCGCCGTCATCGGGTCCGGCCCGATGCGCCTGCCGTCCTTTTCCAGCGCCGCGAAGGTTGCCATGTCCTCGTCGTCGAGCTTGAAGTCGAAGACCTTGAAGTTCTCGGCGATACGCGAGGGCGTCACCGATTTCGGGATGACCACCAGCCCGTTGTCGATGTGCCAGCGGGTGATGACCTGCGCGGGCGTGCGGCCGTGTTTTGCCGCGACCCTGGCGACGACCGGGTTTTCCAGCAGGGTGCCCTGGCCGAGCGGGCTCCAGGACTGGGTGACGATGCGGTGCTTGTCATGATAGGCGCGGGCCTCCTTCTGCGGGAAGTCCGGATGCAGCTCGATCTGGTTGATGACGGGGGTCACGCCCGTTTCGTCGATCAAGCGCTGAAGGTGCTCGGGATAGAAGTTGGAGACGCCGATGGAGCGGGCGCGGCCTTCCTTCTGGAGCTGGATGAAGGCCTTCCAGGTCGCCACATACTGGTCGCGCTTCGGCGCCGGCCAGTGGATGAGGTAGAGGTCGACATAGTCGGTGCCGAGGCGCTTGAGGCTGGCATCGAAGGCCTTCAGCGTCGCGTCGTGGCCCTGATCGGAATTCCAGAGCTTCGTCGTGAGGAAGATTTCGGAGCGGGCGACGCCGGAGGCGCGGATGCCCTCGCCGACGCCTTCCTCGTTCTCGTAGATCGCCGCCGTGTCGACATGGCGATAGCCGGTGGCGAGCGCCGCCTTGACGGCAGTCACGGCCGTCTCGTTCGGGGTCTGCCAGACGCCGAGGCCGACCTGGGGAATGCTGTTGCCGTCGTGAAACAGGATTGTCGGTTGATCGCTCATCAGAATGTCTCCATGAAAAGGGATGGGGTGCTTGAACCCGAAGGGCTTCCCGTGGCGCCTTGCAGCCCGGCGACGGTCGAGGCTGATATAGGCGCGCCATACGTCATTTCAAAGAACGCGGAGGACGGTTCCCCGCCGGAGATAGGGAAGGATGCGCAGCATGTCGCGCCGGGCGATGGCGACGCACCCCGCCGTCGGCTCGTAGCCGGGGCGGATGAGGTGGAAGAAGATCGCCGAACCGGCATTGCGCCTGCGCGCGGTCACGTTCCAGTCGAGCACGAGGCAGATGTCGTAGAGTTCGTCCTTGCGCGCCAGTTCCTCGTGGCTCGGCCTGAAGGGTGCGTCGACGGGCCTGTTGTAGCTCGGATGCTTCGGTTCATCGCACCAGAGCATGGACGGGCGGATGCGCTTCATCGGAAGCGCGGTCCTCGGCAGGGACCGGCGGTCGCCGCGCGTAAAGCCGGAAAGGAGCGGCATCGCCGCAATGGGGGTCGCGCCGTCCCCCTCGCGCTTGCGGCTCGTGCGGCCCGAGCGGCCGATGGCGGCGGGAATGCGCAGCGGCCCCACCTGCACGATGGCGCGGGTCTTGCTGCCCGGCGCGGCGCGCACGAGGATTGTCTTCACGCAATGTTCAGGAGATGTGATCCGGTTCATTTCCGTCCGCCATATTCGCGCCATGCGGCAACCTGATCGGCTAAGCCACAGGCGGGCTTGCCAAAAGCGCCAGTTCCCTTACTTTCCAGAGGAATGCCGAGAGGTAAAGCATGACATCCCGCACCATCCTTCTTGTCGACGACGACAACGACCTTCGCGAGACGCTCGTCGAGCAGCTTTCGCTCTACGAGGAATTCGCGACGCTCGAGGAAACGACGGCCGGCAAGGGCATCCAGACGGCGCGCGCGGGCCAGATCGACCTCCTCATCATGGATGTCGGCCTGCCCGACATGGATGGCCGCGAGGCGGTGAAGCTCTTGCGCAAGGGCGGCTTCAAGGCGCCGATCATCATGCTGACGGGCCACGACACCGATTCGGACACGATCCTTGGCCTGGAAGCCGGCGCCAACGACTATGTGACGAAGCCCTTCCGCTTCGCCGTGCTGCTCGCGCGCATCCGCGCGCAACTCCGCCAGCACGAGAGCAGCGAGGACGCCACCTTCACCGTCGGCCCCTATACGTTCAAGCCCGGCCAGAAGCTGCTGACGCTGGAAAACGGCCAGAAGATCCGCCTCACCGAGAAGGAGGCGGCGATCATCCGCTATCTCTACCGCGCCGACCAGAAGGTGGTGACGCGCGACGTGCTTCTCGAAGAGGTCTGGGGCTACAATTCCGGCGTCACGACCCATACGCTGGAAACCCATGTCTACCGTCTTCGCCAGAAGATCGAGCGGGACCCTTCCAATGCGGAGATTCTCGTGACAGAGAACGGCGGGTACAAGATCGTACCGTAATCAGTAAGGAGCGCCCGACGTGGCTCTCAGCGACGACATCGCCCTTCTCTCCCGCGTGCCGCTCTTCGCCGGCCTTTCCGACGACAAGCTACGGCTGATGGCCTTCGGCGCCGAGCGCCGGCGGCTGGTGGAGGGGCAGACGCTGTTTCGCGAAGGCACCTCGGCCGACTGCGGCTTCGTCGTCGCCGACGGGTCTTTCCTGCTGACCGCGACGCTTCGCGACGGCACGATGCGCGAGGAGGGAACGGCCACGGCCGGCACGCTGCTCTCGGAACTCGCGATGATCTCCGCCGTCGAGCGGAAATATACGGCGGTGGCGCTGGAGGACAGCGAGGTCATCCGCATCAACCGCCCGCTCTTCCGCCGCATGCTGGAGGAATATCCGGACGTCGCCGTGCTGGTCGATGCGCGCATCCGCGAGAACCTTGCGGCGATGATCACCCGGATGAGGGGGCTGGCGGGGCGGTTTGCCTGAGACTCCGTAGCTGGCTGGATTGGCCCCTCACCCTAACCCTTGTAACTTGGACTTTGCTTCCCGGACTGGCCGGTTCGGGGGGATTGGCGATCAAGCCCGATAACTCTGAGAACTTGAAGTTCGTGGGAGAGCAAGGGACACTCGCCAGGATTTCCCAAGCCCGTACAGCCGCTTGGGCCAAGCTCCGGCCGGGGACCAAGCCCGCTATGCGCAAGGATGGGACACCGAAATTCTCAACAAGCTCCTCATTCCTAAGCCCTTTCTTGGCTTGCAGCTCAAGACAGTCGCTCTCCCGCAAGCGGGGAGAGGGGACGTGCCCCACGAACGGTTGCTGATTGGGGAAAACGGCACGGCATATCTCCTTCGCCCCGCTTGCGGGGAAAAGGTGGCCGGCAGTCCGGATGAGGGGCGACTTCCGCAAGCGACTATCGTTGCGGCAAGGATGCTACTCCCGCAAGCTCCCTCAGAAATCGAATTCCGCGATGACCGGCACATGGTCGGACGGTCGTTCCCAGCCACGCGC
It encodes the following:
- a CDS encoding response regulator transcription factor, which codes for MTSRTILLVDDDNDLRETLVEQLSLYEEFATLEETTAGKGIQTARAGQIDLLIMDVGLPDMDGREAVKLLRKGGFKAPIIMLTGHDTDSDTILGLEAGANDYVTKPFRFAVLLARIRAQLRQHESSEDATFTVGPYTFKPGQKLLTLENGQKIRLTEKEAAIIRYLYRADQKVVTRDVLLEEVWGYNSGVTTHTLETHVYRLRQKIERDPSNAEILVTENGGYKIVP
- a CDS encoding aldo/keto reductase — translated: MSDQPTILFHDGNSIPQVGLGVWQTPNETAVTAVKAALATGYRHVDTAAIYENEEGVGEGIRASGVARSEIFLTTKLWNSDQGHDATLKAFDASLKRLGTDYVDLYLIHWPAPKRDQYVATWKAFIQLQKEGRARSIGVSNFYPEHLQRLIDETGVTPVINQIELHPDFPQKEARAYHDKHRIVTQSWSPLGQGTLLENPVVARVAAKHGRTPAQVITRWHIDNGLVVIPKSVTPSRIAENFKVFDFKLDDEDMATFAALEKDGRRIGPDPMTAKF
- a CDS encoding L,D-transpeptidase → MNRITSPEHCVKTILVRAAPGSKTRAIVQVGPLRIPAAIGRSGRTSRKREGDGATPIAAMPLLSGFTRGDRRSLPRTALPMKRIRPSMLWCDEPKHPSYNRPVDAPFRPSHEELARKDELYDICLVLDWNVTARRRNAGSAIFFHLIRPGYEPTAGCVAIARRDMLRILPYLRRGTVLRVL
- a CDS encoding cyclic nucleotide-binding domain-containing protein, with product MALSDDIALLSRVPLFAGLSDDKLRLMAFGAERRRLVEGQTLFREGTSADCGFVVADGSFLLTATLRDGTMREEGTATAGTLLSELAMISAVERKYTAVALEDSEVIRINRPLFRRMLEEYPDVAVLVDARIRENLAAMITRMRGLAGRFA